In one Nocardia tengchongensis genomic region, the following are encoded:
- a CDS encoding SDR family NAD(P)-dependent oxidoreductase, with protein MQDISSLLHKIRHGLDTQVSLSRLRRDRTLADAVAGRTVLLTGASSGIGRVAAIQLGAAGATVLLVARRAEELARVVAEIEAEGGKAVAYPCDLNDFDALDAMTAQVLADHGHVDILVNNAGRSIRRSLDQSYDRFHDYERTMRLNYFAAVRLILAFAPAMRDRRDGQIINILSLANLYGGPGYAAYVASKAALDSLSTNLQAETQTENLRFTSIYLPLVRTDMITANPVYQQATANALTADEGGRIICDAIIDRPRRLAPVMGRVAALVDSVLPERADTIRHARFRQGM; from the coding sequence ATGCAAGACATCAGCTCGCTGCTCCACAAGATCAGGCACGGACTCGATACCCAGGTGAGCCTGTCCCGGCTCCGGCGCGACCGCACCCTGGCCGACGCCGTCGCCGGCCGGACCGTGCTGCTCACCGGGGCGTCGTCCGGCATCGGGCGGGTCGCCGCCATTCAGCTCGGCGCGGCCGGGGCCACCGTCCTGCTGGTCGCGCGGCGAGCCGAGGAGCTCGCGCGGGTGGTCGCCGAGATCGAGGCCGAGGGCGGGAAGGCCGTCGCCTATCCCTGCGATCTCAATGATTTCGACGCCCTCGACGCCATGACCGCGCAGGTCCTCGCCGACCACGGCCACGTGGACATACTGGTCAACAATGCCGGGCGCTCGATCCGCCGGTCGCTCGACCAGTCCTACGACCGCTTCCACGACTACGAACGCACCATGCGGCTCAACTACTTCGCCGCGGTCCGCCTCATCCTCGCCTTCGCCCCCGCCATGCGCGACCGCCGCGACGGGCAGATCATCAACATCCTGTCGCTGGCCAACCTCTACGGCGGCCCCGGCTACGCCGCCTATGTCGCCTCGAAAGCCGCGCTCGATTCACTGAGCACCAACCTGCAGGCCGAAACCCAGACCGAGAACCTGCGCTTCACCTCGATCTACCTCCCCCTCGTCCGCACCGACATGATCACCGCCAACCCCGTCTACCAGCAGGCCACCGCCAACGCCCTGACCGCGGACGAAGGCGGCCGGATCATTTGCGACGCCATCATCGACCGACCCCGCCGCCTCGCCCCCGTCATGGGCCGGGTCGCCGCCCTGGTCGACAGCGTCCTCCCCGAGCGCGCGGACACCATCCGCCACGCCCGCTTCCGCCAAGGCATGTGA
- the groL gene encoding chaperonin GroEL (60 kDa chaperone family; promotes refolding of misfolded polypeptides especially under stressful conditions; forms two stacked rings of heptamers to form a barrel-shaped 14mer; ends can be capped by GroES; misfolded proteins enter the barrel where they are refolded when GroES binds) — MAKTIAYDEEARRGLERGLNALADAVKVTLGPKGRNVVLEKKWGAPTITNDGVSIAKEIELEDPYEKIGAELVKEVAKKTDDVAGDGTTTATVLAQALVREGLRNVAAGANPLGLKRGIEKAVEAVTAKLLDTAKEVETKEQIAATAGISAGDSSIGELIAEAMDKVGKEGVITVEESNTFGLQLELTEGMRFDKGYISGYFVTDPERQEAVLEDPYILLVGSKISTVKDLLPLLEKVIQAGKPLLIIAEDVEGEALSTLVVNKIRGTFKSIAVKAPGFGDRRKAMLADIAILTGGEVISEEVGLSLETAGIELLGQARKVVITKDETTIVEGAGDAEAIKGRVQQIRTEIENSDSDYDREKLQERLAKLAGGVAVIKAGAATEVELKERKHRIEDAVRNAKAAVEEGIVAGGGVALLQSAPALDALTLTGDEATGANIVRVALSAPLKQIAFNAGLEPGVVAEKVSNLPAGHGLNADSGEYVDLLAAGVADPVKVTRSALQNAASIAALFLTTEAVVADKPEKAAPAGDPTGGMGGMDF; from the coding sequence ATGGCCAAGACAATTGCGTACGACGAAGAGGCTCGCCGCGGACTCGAGCGTGGCCTGAACGCCCTCGCTGACGCCGTCAAGGTGACCCTGGGCCCCAAGGGCCGCAACGTCGTGCTGGAGAAGAAGTGGGGCGCCCCCACCATCACCAACGACGGTGTCTCCATCGCGAAGGAAATCGAGCTCGAGGACCCGTACGAGAAGATCGGCGCGGAGCTCGTCAAGGAAGTTGCCAAGAAGACCGACGACGTTGCGGGTGACGGCACCACCACCGCCACCGTGCTGGCCCAGGCGCTGGTCCGTGAGGGCCTGCGCAACGTGGCCGCCGGCGCCAACCCGCTCGGCCTGAAGCGCGGCATCGAGAAGGCCGTCGAGGCCGTCACCGCCAAGCTGCTCGACACCGCCAAGGAGGTCGAGACCAAGGAGCAGATCGCCGCCACCGCCGGTATCTCGGCCGGCGACTCGTCCATCGGTGAGCTCATCGCCGAGGCCATGGACAAGGTCGGCAAGGAAGGCGTCATCACCGTCGAGGAGAGCAACACCTTCGGTCTCCAGCTGGAGCTCACCGAGGGCATGCGCTTCGACAAGGGCTACATCTCCGGTTACTTCGTGACCGACCCCGAGCGTCAGGAAGCGGTCCTCGAGGACCCGTACATCCTGCTCGTCGGTTCGAAGATCTCGACCGTCAAGGACCTGCTGCCGCTGCTGGAGAAGGTCATCCAGGCCGGCAAGCCGCTGCTGATCATCGCCGAGGACGTCGAGGGCGAGGCCCTGTCGACCCTGGTCGTGAACAAGATCCGTGGCACCTTCAAGTCCATCGCCGTCAAGGCGCCGGGCTTCGGTGACCGTCGCAAGGCCATGCTGGCCGACATCGCCATCCTGACCGGTGGCGAGGTCATCAGCGAAGAGGTCGGCCTCTCGCTGGAGACCGCCGGCATCGAGCTGCTGGGCCAGGCCCGCAAGGTCGTCATCACCAAGGACGAGACCACCATCGTCGAGGGCGCGGGCGACGCGGAGGCCATCAAGGGCCGCGTGCAGCAGATCCGCACCGAGATCGAGAACTCGGACTCGGACTACGACCGTGAGAAGCTGCAGGAGCGTCTGGCCAAGCTGGCCGGCGGTGTCGCGGTCATCAAGGCCGGCGCCGCGACCGAGGTCGAGCTCAAGGAGCGCAAGCACCGCATCGAGGACGCCGTCCGCAACGCGAAGGCCGCCGTCGAAGAGGGCATCGTCGCCGGTGGTGGCGTGGCCCTGCTGCAGTCGGCTCCGGCCCTGGACGCGCTGACCCTGACCGGTGACGAGGCCACCGGCGCGAACATCGTTCGCGTCGCGCTGTCCGCGCCGCTGAAGCAGATCGCCTTCAACGCCGGCCTGGAGCCGGGCGTCGTCGCCGAGAAGGTCTCGAACCTTCCCGCCGGCCACGGCCTGAACGCCGACTCGGGCGAGTACGTCGACCTGCTGGCCGCCGGCGTTGCCGACCCGGTCAAGGTCACCCGCTCGGCCCTGCAGAACGCCGCTTCCATCGCGGCGCTGTTCCTCACCACCGAGGCCGTCGTCGCCGACAAGCCGGAGAAGGCCGCCCCCGCGGGCGACCCGACCGGTGGCATGGGCGGCATGGACTTCTAG
- a CDS encoding WHG domain-containing protein: protein MPPTRSTRRSASSPASHRRPSPTACSRPRVIEDRAQTGEPSVHGHHRRDDQHEHGSPIPGYDAPKDTVAPGATVVLLLADIAGQGAAADRLTPAALPTPLPAPVRADLRALIDQQSSELPEEVLDRVFLGWTPLFGLVTFEIFGRLDGTIEAVADYFHHP from the coding sequence ATGCCACCAACACGGTCCACACGGCGGTCAGCGAGTAGCCCAGCGTCTCACCGACGACCGAGCCCAACAGCCTGTTCCAGACCGCGGGTAATCGAAGACCGCGCCCAGACCGGCGAACCCAGCGTTCATGGACATCACCGCCGCGACGATCAGCACGAGCACGGCAGCCCCATCCCCGGTTACGACGCCCCGAAGGACACCGTCGCCCCCGGCGCCACGGTCGTCCTACTGCTCGCCGACATCGCCGGCCAGGGCGCAGCCGCCGACCGCCTCACCCCCGCCGCCCTGCCCACTCCCCTGCCCGCCCCCGTGCGCGCCGACCTGCGCGCCCTCATCGACCAGCAGTCCTCCGAACTCCCCGAAGAGGTCCTCGACCGCGTATTCCTCGGCTGGACACCGCTTTTCGGCCTGGTCACCTTCGAGATCTTCGGCCGCCTGGACGGCACCATCGAAGCCGTCGCCGACTACTTCCACCACCCATGA
- a CDS encoding DUF4386 family protein — protein MGSVVGETLGYSLTAVWTVLVASVLWRKGFPRWFAVLGTVAAALILLGVAAPWRVPGAQQANFAGYVLWSGWMLALAVLWGRRRE, from the coding sequence TTGGGCTCGGTCGTCGGTGAGACGCTGGGCTACTCGCTGACCGCCGTGTGGACCGTGTTGGTGGCATCGGTCTTGTGGCGCAAGGGTTTTCCGCGCTGGTTCGCCGTGCTCGGCACGGTCGCGGCGGCCCTGATTCTGCTCGGCGTGGCCGCCCCGTGGCGGGTGCCGGGCGCCCAGCAGGCGAATTTCGCCGGATACGTGCTGTGGAGTGGGTGGATGCTGGCGCTGGCCGTGTTGTGGGGCCGCCGCCGGGAGTGA